The Capricornis sumatraensis isolate serow.1 chromosome 20, serow.2, whole genome shotgun sequence genome contains the following window.
GAGGCTGGGGGGCCCAGGGCCTCCTCAGCCCCTGAACCCCCACCTCGAGGGGAAGTCCATCACCCACCAGCAGGTACTTACTGGGTACGCCTGAGCAGGCATGGGCATCTGTGGGcacagaggagaaggaggcaatgaGGGGGGCCCCAATCTAGGGCCTGGAAGGTGTCAAGGATGCCTGCCCCAGGGcagcccaccaccaccatccatggGAACTCTGGGTATACCCAGGTGGCTCATTCATGGCGGAGAACTCATCAAGTTTAGGGATCATCAGTGCACCTCACCCCACCTCTTTAGGACAAGGCTGATAAATTCTATTCTTGTGCCTGCCCTGTCCTGGCTTCCTGCTACCCCAGGAACCTCATccactcctctcctccctccgCAGTAAAGTGAGCACCCTCAGAACACCTCCCAAGCCCACACAATACTCTGCTTACCGCATCGCCAACCATGACTTGCCCCTCACTCTATGTGACCAccctgaggccagcagggtgcTTTTACCAGTCAAGTTCCTTCCTCCCCTGTCTGTCTCGGGCTGTTTTAGGCTGTGTGAGACTCTCTCTTTCACAGTCTCTGGCTCTCCCTGCTTCTGTTTCTGTCTCACTCGCCCTCACCTTCTCAACTGTGGCTTCTTGTGCCCGGAAAACCTTTTCCCTCATCTAGACAATTTTTATTCaccctttctctctgtttctaatGAACTCCTTTCTGCCTTGAACTTCTGTGTTaagccagttttaaaaaatagcttccttttttttttttttctcctgcctgTATTGTGCAtttggtgggatcttagttccccgaccagggattgaacccaagtgctcaggagtgaaagaacagagtggtaatccctggaccaccagggaattcccttttttttttttttttttgaagatacaTTGCTGAGGGAATTCCCTCATTTTTGGCAgtgaggccaaaaataaataaataaaaattcaaaaaaataataaaatacattgaTGGAGCACAAGAGTAAAATGAGGTTACCATAGGCCCGAGGTTACCTTAGGGATGAAGACATTCCTCACTGGGGAGGCAGAGGAGCGAGTGGTTTGATCTGTGCCTCTGCCAATTACAAGGTCcaagaccttgggcaagttacttaagctcTCCGTGCCTCAGTTCccacatctgtagaatggggctGATGATCGTCAGAGAGTCCTTtcccctgggagggactgggggactCACAGGTTGGGAAGGGGAGAGCCCTCAGCTAAAGCTCATGCCAGGGGTATGGAGTCAGAGCCGCTCCAAGCTGTGCTGCTGGGGGGTTCTAGTGCCTGTGTTTTGGTGGCCAGTCGTTCACTATGGACCTGGGAGTGGGTTTCTTGGTCACTGGGTCTGTGCTTTCTGACTCAGCTCACACACCTATTTCTTCTTCAGAAAGTCCTTCCTTAAGACCCTGCAGGGAATTCCCGGATGGTCCAGAGgttgggactctgcactttcactaccaagggccagggttcaatccctggtcagggaacaaggatCTTGTAAGccaagtggcacagccaaaaaataagtaaaaataaataaaacaaaatgatggTGTATAAAATGGTTCAAATAccttagaaaaagaaacaaagactcTCCAAATCCCCTGTATACCTCCCACCCCCACACTGACCGCCTGTGGCCAGCACCATCTGTGACAGAGCCAGTAGACTGTCTTGGTTGCCACTGGGTCCATGGAATCGCCCAGCAGTGGGTCTGGCACAGAGAAAGTGCCCAGGAAATAAGTAAACATGACCATTAAGGAAGGGAACAAGCAGACAGGAGAGAGAGACACCACACACCTGGTTTGAGGGAGGCTGGCCTCCGATGAAGTTAATTGATTGAAGCATCAGGTCACCATCCACATGCAGGTGGGTGACCATCTGCAGCGGGATCCGGTGCTTAAACTCATAGAAGGGAGTCCCATTCACCACCACCTGGAGGGCAGGGGTAAGGTCAGAGTCGGCACCCACGACCTTGGGAAGGTAGAAACAGGAAGCAGGCAATAGGGAGCTTTTTGACATGGGGTCAAAAGTCTTAAGGGTGAGCTGACACAGTTTCAGAGTCAGGAATCTTAAGTCCACTGGTCAAAGGTCAAACTGAGGTCAAAAGTCAGCTCACAGATTGGTGGGTGGATAAGCATGGAGAATTCAGACTGAGGATGGAGACTGGGGGAAAATTGAATCAGAGTCCTAGTTTTGGCACCAAATGACTGGGTTTGAGGTCTAGCCCTAACGTGGtcttggctgtgtgacctcaggtaagtcactagcttctctgagcctttgtttttcccatctgtaaaatgagatctCACTCTGGGATTGTTGGGAAGGCATGTCACAGGCACTGTGGAAAATCATGTGCACAGACTTGCACGGTTAGCACATCTCAGAATACTTTGAGCCATCAAGGTTCTATTTACAGAGCTAAGCTCCCCAGGACCGAGAGCTTCCTACATGCCAAACGCTTGACCCACTGACATCAATATGGTGACTGGAGGCAGGACCAGGCACTGTCTCTGTTGTTCAGGAAAGCAGAGGCTCCAGGTGGTAGGGAGACCAGTTCAAAGTCACATGCTGGGGAACGGCAAAGCTCAGACTTGAACCAGTGCCGGTGTCTGAACTCAAGCAGTGATGTTAACCTCTGGTGATGAGGTTGGAAATCTGGTGCCCATAAGAGGGCAGATAAGGTCCAGGTAGGAGGAGACTTCCCTCACAGGCCAGGCGGGGACGGATGTTCACCGGCTCCACCACATGTCATTTATGGGGAGCCAGAGGCAGGGGATGGAGAGAACTCAGAGGGTAGACACAGGGAGTACTAGACAGCCATCAAAAGGGCCAGACCAAGTGAGACAGAGCAACACAGGGAgcctctctctcactcacacgcacacacacacaaccaatgAGGAAAGTAGAGGGGAATACATAGCATGGGGGCatacaaacttaaaaaaacaaagtcgCAGAAACAGATCAGATCACACAATCAGGATCAAGGCCGCCCCTGGGGCTGAGGGGACTAGGAGggctctgtttctccatctaggAGCTAGTTACACAGTGTGCTCTCTTTGTGAACAAGTCAGCTGTGTTTGCAGTTTTCTGTACTTGGGTCACactttaataaatactttaaaatttttcccatAATAGTAATCAATCACATTATGTGGGCCTTTTTTGGATGCTGATTCAAACAAAATGTAGACAACGTCAAACATTACGGCATTCATGATATGATGAGATCACTGGGTGTGTGATGACCCTAAGGAAGAACTGAACATTTTTTTAGGTCTGACAGTGGCAGCCTgcctgtgtttttaaaaacaaaaatatttatgaatgaaatTATATGATATCTAGGATTTGCTGTTAAATAATAGGGGAAGGGAAGTGGCAGGTGGAGATGGGAGCAGACAGACTTGGAGTTGACAGCTATCAGCCCTGGCCCAGGAGGGGAGGGTTTCCCAGAATTCCGTGCTTCCTTTTGTGTGTTTGGGTTTCCCTAGCGGCTCAGAAgttagagtctgcctgcaatgtgggacacctggttTCgacgcctgggtcaggaagatcccttgaggagaagggcaacccactccagtattcttgcctggagaatttcagggacagaggagcctggcgggctgcagtccatggggtggcaaagagttggatacgactgaaccgACTAACACAAATCTGAATCTCGCAAGAACACAGAGGGGCAAGATGATAAACGCGAAACATGTCAGAAGGCTCTCCACGGTGGAGGAATGGGTATAAGAAAAAGAGAtgagagaatttttattttaaaaaaattttaatgagaaaaaaattaaaagaaaaggagagaattgTTTGATaggcaggaaagaaggaaaagaaaagataaaagggaggagggaggggaaagggagagaggaaaaaaaaagaaacggcGAGTGGGAGGGAGTAGGGGaagaaaggcaggcaggcagacagacaggaaggaaggaagaaaaggagggagggaggagcggGGCGgggaggccccgcccccagggAGGGGAGGCCCCGCCCCCACGGCTCTGACCTTGAAGTGCTCCGTCGTGACCATGAACACCAGCTCGAAGGCCGCGCCCTTGCGGAAGGGCATGCTCATTTTCCTCTCCTCGTTGCCCCACGAGCCTTTCTGCTTCGAGTTCAAGACCACCTTATCCCAGCCATCAAAGCGGGGATTGAAGTGGAAGGCGACGTCTGCCCCTTGGCCCTGCCCCACCTCGAAGTTCACGAAGAACCTGGCGGGACACGGAGGGCTGTACCCCTGGCCGCACTCCAAGGGTCAGTTTCCCACCGCCACCCCTTCGCTCACTCCCTGTCCTTAAGAGAAACCCTTCCGCCACCCAGTTTCAAATAGGACCGCCCCCCCCAGGGACTCCTGAGTTTGCCCCGGCAAACTTGAATCTATCAGTTCAAGTCTATTTATCCCCTTCCCCAGTTCCTGAAGCCCATTCCCCACGTGCAGCCAGAgggactctcagttcagttcagttgctcagtcctctttgcaaccccatggactgctgcatgtcaggcttccctgtccatcaccaactcctggagcttgctcagactcatgtccatggagtcagttgatgccatccaaccatctcattctctgtcatccggAAGACCGAAATCCGAGCACTTTGCACAGCTCACTTCACATCAGCATCCCACAAATAACTGCAAGGGGGCAGGCACACACCTGCCCGAGGACTTTGCACTCAGATACACCTCAGATACACCCCAGactccctccctcacctccttcaggtctttgctGAAAAGTTCCCTTCCCTGGCCACCTTATTTAATGGGACAATGCCACATCCTCTCCCCCACATCTGTTCcccatctctcttctctccttattTGTCTCCATAGCATTTATCACCATTTGCCAAATTGTATATTtgagttaaatttattttttatccatcTCCTCTACTAGGATGTCACCTCCAGGGATCTTTGTCCTGTTGACTGCTCTGTTCCCAGAGTCTAGGCACAGAGTGGGTGCTCCGTGGATgtataaaaaatgaacaaagaaacgACGATCCTATTTTAAAGCCATAAAAAAATCTAAGGACTTCTCTGATGTcctagtggttgggactctgcctgccagtgaaggggacacgggttcaatccccagtctgggaagattccacatgtgccAGGGGAACTAAGCTCgtgagcagcaactactgagcccatgcgtcacaactattgaagcccgagctctagagcctgtgcttcacatcAAGCTAagccaccacagtaagaagcctgcacactgccaCTAGAGAGTCATCCCCACTCGCTGCAATAGAGGAAAGCCtgtatgcagcaatgaagacccagggcagccaaaagtaaataaattaatgaaataacattttttaaaaagctaagttATTGTAGCACTGATTATACTACTTTGCACACTGAATCCTCaaaactcattttacagatgagaaagtaaAGCACACAGAGCTTTCCCAGTCACACTGTTGGTAAGTGACAGATCTGGGATGTGAATTCAGGCGGACCAGTTCTGAGCCTGTGATCTTAATTCATGCTATCATGCCCATCAATTCCAATCCAGTGTCCCAAGTTTGGGGCCACCTGTCATAGTGAGTCTCCCTAACACCTCCCAGTCCCCAGGGTCTCCCCCTCCTGATCTGATCACCAAGCCCTGGACTCTCCAGACCAGGGCTGGAGAGGCCCTCTGATGCAGTGACATAGAGTCCTCTTCTCAGCCAGGGTGGAGGAAGGGAAGCAGGCCTCCTGCATTTGGGCTGGAAGCCCCGTTTGTAGtcaccacctcccctccccacttcctcctttgcgcgccaggcacaggggagggTCTTACCTCTTCATGTGCTCGCTAGCCACTCCTTGGATGTAAATGGACATTCCAACTCTGAGACCTCCTGGTATGGGGTTGTGGTAGGGCAGCGTCTGCAGATGGGGTCAGGTGAGGGGCCTCAAAGGCCATCTGCCTATTGCAGCCCTTACCACTTATTCAGAAGCCCCTCCAGCCCCACTCCATCAAGCAAGAGAGAGGAAACCAAAGTGGGAGGCATCAGTGAGATGAAGAGAGCTGAGTTAGAGATGGAAGCAAATAGCCTGAGACAAGAGTGGGAGTAAGTCAGGCTCCAGGGTCACTATTGGGTAAATCAGCCCCAAGGGTCACAGATGGGTGCCTCTGAGGCTCAGGATGAGGATAAATTGGTGCATGGAGGTCCGGGTGGAGCTAAGCCTGGGGTTACAGTATCTCACCGGGTTGTAGGTGGGCTGGTAGCCTGGTGCAGGGACAAAGGCCATCTTGAGAGGCTGGGCTGGTGAGTTCTCCTGTGAGGAAAGCTGCAGGAGTTGTGAATGGTGGCAGCAAGCAGGTGGTGGGTGGCTCTTATACCTGAGGATAAGGGTGTGGCTACAGGGCAGGGTCCATGGTGGGgtccctcttctccacatcccAGGCTCCCTTTTCTTACCAGCCTCACGAGTGACCAACCACCATCCAGATCATTGGGGCCACACCTGGTGCGACTCAGCTCAGAGCCCCTCTAGGCTCTTTTGCAAAGAGGAAGTGCTGGTGAACTTTGGCCCTTATCAGAGTCCATAAAACCTgactggacctttgttggcagagggaaggtgaggccaggaaggttgGGCAGGGCAAGGCTAAAAGGAGTGGCCCAGAACAGATGGgcaatgaaaaaagtgaaagcagggaGGACCTGGGCACTCTTGGTACTCCCAGGAACTGTGAAAAGACCTAAATTTATTGCTTGCCCACTGCATAGCTCTATGTACGTTGTATCATATATGTAGCGCTTTAGATCACTGACTTCTGGAGCCAGAAGCTCTGGGTTGAAttccttcctctgccatttcttggCTGTTTGATCTTGGGTCAGTGCCTTCACTTCAATTTGCCCATTTGCCCGTCTGTTAAATGGGAGAATATTAATAGTATCAACCTCATAGGGTCCTTGAAAGGAAtcactaaataaatattcagaataggATGTGGCATATACAAGAAACCAATTAATGCTAGAACACTAAAAAGACAGAGGGAAAATAATACTTTGCTCTCATTCCAAACAAATCCAGgctagttttttttaattaatttttttggcgGTGCCACCAGGcttgtgtgatcttagctccccgactagggatagaaccctgggCCACCACAGTGAAAGTCCTAATTCCCCAGGAGGTTGAGATTACCTATGGAAAACTCGAAGCTTAAAGTGAGGCAGTTGGCCCAAGAGTGTGTAGCAGTTGACTCCTAACCACACTCCAGCACCGGACCCCACTATGTTCTGCGGTGAGTGAGTACCAGGCAGGGTAGACTCTGCCCTTAAGCATGAAGCAGGCACGGACACCATCTGTAGCCTGGTCAACCTAAAGGGAGTCACATGACTTTCTAACAGGGCTGGCCTGGCCTGCCCACCAAACTCTGAATGGTCATCACCTTCACAGCTCCCATTCCCAATCGGTCAAATCTCTATTCCCAACATTCAACACAACCGTGGTCCTTAGAGCCCCCAGGGTCACTGTACTACCTACTCTTTCTGCCTCGCCTCTCTTTCCAACAAGGACACCGGGTTCTTTACATTGCTTTATTGTTCGTGGGGCAACGATAAGGCAGGAAGAAATGTGTCATAAAGGTATAAACTGGGAGACTTGAGAAGACAGCAAGCTGGACCATCTTTACGAATCCTCCCTTTCCATGAACAAGAACATGCAGGCAGGAGGCGGGGCAAAGCCAGACCCCTGCGCCAAGACCTGGGACGACAGGCCTCTCAGagcttggagaaggtgatggtcTTCAGAGCCTTCTTCTCTATTGCGGCCTGGACAGACTTCATGACGTCTTTTGTTTGTAGCATGCTCATGTTCCAGGATTTCTGGATAAAGATGGCAGCCGGTAATAGAAAGGATACAGGAAGATTTTCGTTGGACCAATGAAAAATGGGAGGGAGATAGCAGCGAGCCAATCAGAGGACAAGGCCTGTAAAGGGACGCTGGGCCCTGATTGGTCACTCGGGGAATCAGAGATGGGTGTGATTGGTTGGATGGAGAGTCTCACCATATAGTTGAGGCTCTCCGTCACCGAATGGTCGCGGGAGTAGAGCAGGTTGATTTTTGTGCTCTGCACCGCCACGGGGCTCTTGCTGGAAATCTCAGCTGCCAAGGTGAAAGCCGCATCAAGCATGCTCTCCTTGTCTGGGAAGAGCCGGCTGAGGATGAAAGAAATTGGAAATCAGGCAATCTGAGAAGagctcttctctccctcccatggacaaagaagtgaCCAATTGCAGTAGAAAGTGGAAGACAGCGCTGGTGAAACGGACCAACCGGAGCAGGGCAGTAAACTCCACCCAGAGAGAGGAGGCCACTTGGAATCCGTGAGTTAAGGTGCATGGGAATCCAAGGAGCCCCACCCAAGTCTGGCTGCCCTGAATTCTTATCCAGCACAGGCCTCAGCCCCTACCTGACCAGTCCACTCTCCAGGGCCTCATCAGCCATCATCTTGCGGGCAGTGTAGGCCAGCTCGTTGACAAGGCTGCAAGATGGCAGGACATGCGAGAGGATGGCATCCTGTTTAGGAGATGCTCTGCTGTCCCCTTGTCCAGGCTCCCCTCACCCACCTCTGGTTCCCGATGACTTTGGGCAGTCGCTGCAGGGTTCCCACATCTGCCGCCAAACCTATGTCCACCTCCTGGGGGAAGCGACAGTGTTAGTGCTTGGTTTCTGCCCAGTATTGTCCCCACTGCAGCCTCAGTGGCAGCGAAACTCCGTATTTACCTGAGTCCCACCACACTCTCACCTTGGAGACGCCCCTCCCAAACACCCCTTTTCATTTCCATCCAGACTTTTGCCCATATAGGTTCCTTCGCTCTAGAATATAGCCCACCTTCCAACTCCCCTGTCCTCCCAACTCTGAAGTCAGCTGCATCTATCTCCAGGAAAAGCCTTGCCCTGAACCCCTCCATCCATGAGCTCcatcctgcctcccaccccctccagcGCTGACTCGAGCAAAGACCCCAGCCTCTTCCCCTGCCCCACACATTGACTCACTCTTGACCTCACACTGACTCCGTGACCTCCCCTTGATGTCCCCCGTGGccaagttttactttttaagattCAATTCTAACTTTTCTATGAAGCCATCGAGGCTCACTCCCACCCCCTTTAGCTTGCTCCATCCCTGCTCTGACCCGGCTCTGCCACTCATTTCTCAGCCCTCAGTAGGACCAAGGGAGCAGAAGCTTGGGAGAATGGCTCACCTTCACTTGGAAGAAAGAATCCCGGGTACTGTATCGGATGTCACAGGCAGTGATGAGATCCACTCCTGGGAAGTAGAGGCCAGAGACACTGAACAACCACAGGACTGACCCACCCCCACACCCAGACCATGGGCTTGCGCCTTGGGGCAAAGTCTAACTAGCAACAGATCTGGGGTGGGTGGGTTCAGACTCAACCTCCGCCGATGCAGCCTCCATGGATGGCAGCGATCACCGGCTTAGGGCACTGGAAGGGGACAGAAGGGGCAGGGTCAAGGCTGGTTCTGGAGCAGCAGGTTGGGGGGACACCCTGCTAGATTCCCAGAGTCACCTTCTCGATGACACTGAAGGTCTCTTGGTATCTGGTGAGGAGGCTATGAAGGTGCCAGCTGATGCGGGCCGTGTCGTCACCTGCGGGCTGAAGGAGGTCTGAAGCCATGTCCATGAGGTCGATACCTGGTGGGGAGATGGGGGGAGGCTCACCTAGCCTCCCAGGCCCTACCCATTGCCCCAGCTAGAGGTCATAGGCCAGGCAAACCACCACAGTGGAGAAAGCAACTCACACAGGTCTTCTGGAGGGGTCGCGTTTGGGGTGTGAAGGCAATACAAGTTAACACATATTGAGTCTCTGCTCACTTTAGCCTCACAGTGATCCTCTGAGGTAGGTCCTATTACTATCTCCATGTTATCgggtgagaaactgaggcacagggagctTAAGtcgcttgcccaaggtcaccctggCTTGTGAGCAGTGGAACTGAGATTTCAAACCCAGAGCCATGCAGCCAGCtctgggtggtaaagaatctgcctgcaatgcaggagactgggttcgatccctgggttgggaagatcctgtggaggaggaaatggcaacccactccagtattcttgctggaaaatcccatggacagaggggctggcTCCTCTGTggactgggctacagtccatgggatctcaaagagtcggacatgacttgagcaACTAACGCTAATTTCATCAAAGGTGGTAATGGTTCCTGAGATGGGGAGGTCAGAAATGGAGCAATCTTTGTCACTCCAACCTTAAGACAATCCCAAGTCTGACCTTTTCCTCCACTGACCTGCTCCCACATTCTGTTCCCCACACGCAGCCTCAGGGCCCTTGTGATCACCTCAGGGCCCTCTccttcccatccatccatccctctcaTATAGAATAAAATGCGAGATCTTATACCAGGACCTTACCAACTCTGCACAAGCCCCATTTCTAACCTATTCCACTGGGCACGCAGACCTCCACCAGCTGTTACAATAATGCATTACAATAAAAACACATTCCCTTCCTGGGGCCTTCATGCCTAGTTCTCCCTCTGCCTAGAGCAGCCTTTCCCCAGCAATGGTCTCAAGACTGACTCCATCACACTGTTCAAGCCACAGGGTAAAGTCCACCTCCTCAGGGAGGCCCCCCCACCCAACCATGGCTCAATAGCAGCCTGTCACCCTTCATCTCCTTTCTCTGCCATGCCTTCCACACTGCCCTCTTGTTATCACATAATTGTGTGCCTGTCTCCCTCTCTAGGATGTGAGATCCACGAGCAGAGGTCAgctacccacacacacatacacatgcacggGCACGTGTGTGCGCGCAAGGAGTTTGGCTTTTTGTCTCCCACTCTATCCCCGTGCCTAACACAGCTTagtacacagcaggtgctcaataagtgaACAACACAGACAACAACCTCTGCCCCCAGGGGGCTGCTCTTCTACGggggaaacaaacaaatgagaaaactcatTTTGTCCAGGGGAGAAAAgtactaaaaaaattaaaggaggGAAATGGAATGGAGTGtgagtgtaagtgtgtgtgtgtgtgtgtgtgcgtgcatgcgcaTGCACACGCCATGTGCAGTGAGGGCTGTTGCAGTATTAACTCGGGTGGTCAGGGACCCTCTCACTGAAATGGTGACATATGAGTAAAGATCTGAAGGACCAGAGGGAGGGAACTGTACAGATACCCGGGATAAGAGAGCTCTCAATGTTAGGGACAGCCAGTGCAGAGGCCCTGTGGTAGGAGTGCCCCTGGTGTCTGCGCGAGGACCATGGAGGAGGCCAGCGCAGTGGAGCAGAGTGAGCAAGGAGAGCAGGAAGAGCCAAGGTCAGGGAGGTAACAGAGGCAGATTCGGTGGGGCCTTGTGGGCCAAAAGGAGGCCTTGGCTTTGACTCTGAGTGAGATGGAGCCACAGGATGGTTCTGAGCAGCATTAACCTCTCCCTGAGGTTAATCATTCTCATCCTTTCGCTTGTTTGAACAGCGCAATTTGACAAAGCTGGAAAAATCAGTCCCACATTCGGCCACACCCCTGACCCTCTATAGCTTTGTGGCCTCTGCAACTTGTTTAAATGAGTGAGGACAGAGGAGTGCTGACTCAGGGTAGAGCTGAATTCGTGCAAGTTAAATATGAGTAGGATATAACCccattatccttcaaataaaaataaagtagggcttccccggtggctcagtggtaaagaatccgtctgccaatgcaggtgacacgggttcgatccctgggccagggagaCCCCCCCCCATGCTGTGGAGTGACTAAGCCAGGGCACCccaactactgaacctgcactCCAGAACTCAGGAGCTGCGACTACGGAAGCCCTTGcaccctagagcccctgctccgcaacaagagaagccatcgcgaTGAGAGGCCCTCATGCaacagctagagagtggcccctgctcgccacaactagagaaaagcccttgcagcaatgaagacccagaacagccaaaaataaataaatacaataaaattatttttaaaaaagaaaaaagaactctgtgtgacctcagccaGTTCACTCCATCCTCTGGGTCTCTGCTCTGAAAATTGAGGCTAAAACCCTCCCGAGAGCTCATGGGGCTGCAAGGATTCAAGAGACAGAGCTCATGGCGCTTtgagcagtgcctggcatgtaatgGCATCACAACAGTTCCTATTATTATACACTCCATCTCCGCCAAGGCCAGAACCGCCTGCATCAGTCTGCAGGCATCTGCTGGCTTCTATACCAGGTCTGAGAAGCTTGTATGACTCAGTGGGAACCACGCTTACTCCCAGAACAAGCTCAGCTCGGCAACTTGCGACACCTCCTCCCACTGGCTTTGCTGGTTTATCTGCCCTACTTGGATATTCAGACATGGGTGGTTGTCTGCAACCCCTTGGAATAAAGGGCCCCAGATTATGGCACGAGGTCTTTCCCCTCCAGAGCCAGAACTTGTTTTTGAGGAGTCTCCCATCTCGCTCCCTGGGAACCTCTAAATGTTTCAGATCTCATTCA
Protein-coding sequences here:
- the LGALS4 gene encoding galectin-4 isoform X1, with translation MWRRGTPPWTLPCSHTLILRYKSHPPPACCHHSQLLQLSSQENSPAQPLKMAFVPAPGYQPTYNPTLPYHNPIPGGLRVGMSIYIQGVASEHMKRFFVNFEVGQGQGADVAFHFNPRFDGWDKVVLNSKQKGSWGNEERKMSMPFRKGAAFELVFMVTTEHFKVVVNGTPFYEFKHRIPLQMVTHLHVDGDLMLQSINFIGGQPPSNQMPMPAQAYPVSTCWWNPGQYYQQQSRLPTMEGPPAFNPPVPFNGRLQGGLIARRTIIIKGYIPPTAKSFVINFKVGSSGDVALHINPRMTEGAVVRNSFLNGSWGSEERNVPYNPFGPGQFFDLSVRCGADRFKVYANGQHLFDFSHRLSAFQRVDLVEIHGDVTLSYVQI
- the LGALS4 gene encoding galectin-4 isoform X2 is translated as MAFVPAPGYQPTYNPTLPYHNPIPGGLRVGMSIYIQGVASEHMKRFFVNFEVGQGQGADVAFHFNPRFDGWDKVVLNSKQKGSWGNEERKMSMPFRKGAAFELVFMVTTEHFKVVVNGTPFYEFKHRIPLQMVTHLHVDGDLMLQSINFIGGQPPSNQMPMPAQAYPNPGQYYQQQSRLPTMEGPPAFNPPVPFNGRLQGGLIARRTIIIKGYIPPTAKSFVINFKVGSSGDVALHINPRMTEGAVVRNSFLNGSWGSEERNVPYNPFGPGQFFDLSVRCGADRFKVYANGQHLFDFSHRLSAFQRVDLVEIHGDVTLSYVQI
- the ECH1 gene encoding delta(3,5)-Delta(2,4)-dienoyl-CoA isomerase, mitochondrial — protein: MAAAIAAFRRFGDLLTRRLTASTNLGLSLRPMSASAQEEASKASPEEAPGHSYESLRVTAAQKHVLHVQLNRPEKRNAMNKAFWREMVVCFNKIAEDSDCRVVVISGAGKMFTSGIDLMDMASDLLQPAGDDTARISWHLHSLLTRYQETFSVIEKCPKPVIAAIHGGCIGGGVDLITACDIRYSTRDSFFQVKEVDIGLAADVGTLQRLPKVIGNQSLVNELAYTARKMMADEALESGLVSRLFPDKESMLDAAFTLAAEISSKSPVAVQSTKINLLYSRDHSVTESLNYMKSWNMSMLQTKDVMKSVQAAIEKKALKTITFSKL